A genomic segment from Glycine soja cultivar W05 chromosome 18, ASM419377v2, whole genome shotgun sequence encodes:
- the LOC114396079 gene encoding zinc finger protein 10-like, whose product MEESQYLLWIKRKQILKSHIQQPFGTSNNNNSSSWEERAFAEDAARILGGCIWPPRSYSCNFCKREFRSAQALGGHMNVHRRDRARLKQSLSHHNEALQHHQKNDCTVATSKVSSSRASTISTQEICSHQPTMSLYSSLIGWGHHHHMESPDSEPKGQVNAREEFLKGLGCNDYVETSLSVGQSAVFGQKLPTTESCGDESISYKRSKTSMPPLPGVFLKPCSNDRNLTFQSAEFVLGLKPGMEDLDLELRLGKPQKVI is encoded by the exons ATGGAGGAGTCTCAGTACTTGCTGTGGATCAAGAGAAAACAAATCTTGAAGTCACACATTCAACAACCATTTGGaaccagcaacaacaacaactcatCATCATGGGAGGAAAGGGCTTTTGCAGAAGATGCTGCTAGGATACTTGGTGGGTGCATATGGCCTCCAAGGTCTTACTCATGCAATTTCTGTAAAAGAGAGTTTAGGTCTGCTCAGGCTCTAGGGGGACACATGAATGTGCACAGGAGGGACAGGGCTAGACTCAAACAAAGCCTTAGTCACCATAATGAAGCCCTTCAACATCATCAAAAAAATGATT GTACAGTTGCAACAAGCAAAGTCTCATCTTCTAGGGCCTCAACTATATCTACCCAAGAAATTTGTTCTCATCAGCCTACCATGTCCCTTTATTCTTCCTTAATTGGGTGGGGACATCATCACCACATGGAGTCTCCTGATTCAGAACCAAAAGGGCAAGTGAATGCAAGGgaagaatttttaaaaggtttggGTTGTAATGATTATGTTGAAACAAGTTTGTCTGTGGGACAAAGTGCAGTGTTTGGCCAAAAATTACCAACAACTGAATCATGTGGGGACGAAAGCATCAGTTATAAAAGATCAAAGACTTCTATGCCTCCTTTGCCTGGAGTTTTCCTCAAGCCATGTTCAAATGATAGAAACCTAACTTTTCAGTCTGCAGAATTTGTACTTGGACTCAAGCCTGGAATGGAAGACTTAGATCTTGAACTCAGGCTGGGGAAGCCACAGAAAGTTATTTAG